In Deltaproteobacteria bacterium, the following proteins share a genomic window:
- a CDS encoding cyclic nucleotide-binding domain-containing protein produces MPLPRIIAASLLEEGESFSTAHRLTKLALVAFILISITAIVCETTVSGRTHGTQLQAVEYLAGVLFVLELLLRLWVAPELMPDGLLQPSKARWAYLCSVYGVIDLVAIVPFLLGLVLPMDADWLRVLRLLRVLKLARYVPAIGLFAAVLRAERRPLLAALMVMLVLLLINSAAMYALEHDAQPTSFSSIPHAMWWCMVTMATVGYGDIIPVTAAGRVFGGFVMLFGIAMFAVPAGILATGFAAEIRKRDFVVTWQMVAKLPLFAHLDAGRIAEIAGLLKRQVVPAQYVVVRRGETADSMYFILEGEVEVDIQPVPLRLRRGQYFGELALLNDTVRNATVTAVSDCLLLTLDAADFRRMLNAHPDLKQEMTELAQRRLNPTQGSGASE; encoded by the coding sequence ATGCCATTGCCGCGCATCATCGCCGCCTCCCTGCTGGAAGAGGGAGAGTCCTTCTCAACCGCTCATCGATTGACGAAGCTCGCGCTAGTCGCGTTCATCCTGATCAGCATCACCGCCATCGTTTGCGAAACCACGGTTTCCGGGCGGACACATGGGACACAGCTGCAAGCCGTCGAATACCTGGCGGGGGTTCTGTTCGTCTTGGAACTGCTGCTGCGTCTCTGGGTGGCCCCGGAGTTGATGCCGGACGGACTGCTCCAGCCTAGCAAAGCCCGCTGGGCCTATCTTTGCTCGGTTTACGGCGTTATCGATCTCGTCGCGATCGTGCCGTTTCTGCTCGGTCTGGTTCTGCCTATGGACGCCGATTGGCTGCGCGTCCTGCGCCTGTTGCGCGTGCTCAAGTTGGCGCGCTACGTGCCCGCGATCGGCTTGTTTGCCGCCGTGCTGCGTGCCGAAAGGCGTCCGTTGCTTGCGGCGTTGATGGTGATGCTGGTGCTGTTGCTGATCAACTCGGCCGCGATGTATGCACTGGAGCACGACGCGCAACCGACGAGCTTTTCGAGCATCCCGCACGCCATGTGGTGGTGCATGGTGACTATGGCGACGGTCGGATATGGCGACATAATTCCGGTCACTGCCGCTGGCAGAGTCTTCGGCGGCTTCGTCATGCTGTTTGGCATCGCCATGTTCGCCGTGCCGGCAGGTATTCTCGCCACCGGGTTTGCCGCGGAAATTCGCAAGCGCGATTTCGTCGTTACTTGGCAGATGGTCGCCAAGCTGCCGCTGTTCGCTCACCTGGACGCCGGCCGGATTGCCGAAATCGCCGGCTTGTTAAAAAGACAAGTCGTACCGGCTCAATACGTGGTGGTGCGCCGCGGTGAGACGGCCGACTCGATGTATTTCATCTTGGAAGGCGAAGTCGAGGTCGACATTCAACCTGTGCCGCTGCGCCTGCGCCGCGGGCAGTATTTCGGCGAACTCGCGCTCTTGAACGACACGGTGCGCAACGCCACGGTGACGGCGGTCTCCGACTGCCTGCTGCTGACGCTCGATGCTGCCGATTTTCGGCGCATGCTGAACGCCCACCCTGATCTTAAGCAGGAAATGACCGAGCTCGCGCAAAGGCGCCTGAACCCTACCCAGGGCTCAGGCGCCAGCGAGTGA
- a CDS encoding CBS domain-containing protein, with the protein MMRGNGIKLGHSNGAAIHLSSPVMLRPWLFGKRRRKWHGIASIFPSYHRVSASARNCTKLSVAAADLRDSSARGRMLRGVVSCPRRLIMGPYEFAMFAESTAPMQKSQEALPMTVGEIMTREVVTVSPHQSLADAMALMSIHRFHHLLVTNADGKLLGVLSDRDLLGALPGKPDWETYEVSQLMTKNPVTANPEDPLATAAAKMLSLRIHSLPVATADGAVLGIITSTDMMRHYQRLVETMQSKLKQVGFIEFSL; encoded by the coding sequence ATGATGCGCGGCAATGGCATAAAACTGGGCCATTCTAACGGCGCCGCGATTCACTTGTCGAGCCCGGTCATGCTGAGACCGTGGCTTTTTGGCAAGAGGAGGCGAAAATGGCACGGAATTGCGAGTATCTTCCCGAGTTATCATCGCGTTTCTGCCAGCGCTCGCAATTGCACTAAGCTTTCCGTTGCCGCTGCCGATCTAAGGGATAGTAGCGCGAGGGGACGGATGTTGAGAGGGGTGGTCTCGTGCCCAAGGAGGCTGATCATGGGTCCCTACGAATTTGCCATGTTTGCTGAGTCCACCGCACCGATGCAAAAAAGCCAAGAGGCATTGCCGATGACCGTCGGCGAAATCATGACTCGCGAGGTGGTCACGGTGTCGCCCCATCAAAGTCTCGCGGATGCCATGGCGCTCATGTCCATCCACCGCTTTCATCATTTGTTGGTCACCAACGCCGATGGCAAGCTGCTCGGCGTGCTTTCCGATCGCGACTTGCTCGGTGCGCTGCCCGGTAAGCCCGATTGGGAAACTTATGAAGTCAGCCAACTGATGACCAAGAATCCAGTCACGGCCAACCCTGAAGATCCGCTGGCGACCGCCGCAGCAAAAATGCTCAGCCTGCGCATTCACAGCCTGCCCGTCGCCACCGCCGACGGCGCGGTGCTCGGCATCATCACGTCCACCGACATGATGCGTCACTATCAACGCCTGGTGGAGACGATGCAGAGCAAGCTCAAACAAGTGGGCTTCATCGAGTTCTCTTTGTAA
- a CDS encoding thioredoxin domain-containing protein: protein MDARRANRLIHETSPYLLQHAHNPVDWYPWGEAAFQKAVSENKPILLSIGYSACHWCHVMERESFENEKIAVLMNELFVNIKVDREERPDLDEIYMSAVQMLTGRGGWPMTMFLTPDRKPFYGGTYFPPEDRGSMSGFPRVLMGVAQAYRDKPQDVAKSVEQILDNLQRMSQSPGGDRPFSPDIISDSVSAIARAYDSEHGGLGQAPKFPNPGAYELFLRDYHHTKNQRSLEMATYTLTKMAQGGIYDHLGGGFHRYSTDAKWLVPHFEKMLYDNAQLVRCYAQAYQATSDPLFKKVVEASVEYLLREMLHSEGGFYSTQDADSEGVEGKFFVWTPAEVNALVGEDDGEVFNRMYDVTEEGNFEEQNILHPILTVEQASKFFRKSQSEIDELVARVKQKLFAERERRIKPFRDEKIITAWNGLMLSGLAEAIKIAPRQEYIDAANRTVEFFFSKLFRDGFLLHTYKDNQAKLLGYLDDYAFFAMGLADLYEATLERNRLERAVQLADIMLDEFWDDADAGFFYTGESHEQLISRAKPVFDASMPSGNATATHLLLRLHYLTGNETYLQRAEQVLRAYSEAMESQPFGFAHLLCALDFHLQKPQEIVIVGANDAADTRALLDAVHWFYLPNSTLQLAAPGDALEKTSPLLAGKTQLNGKATAYVCRNFTCSAPVTDAAELKKLLLG from the coding sequence ATGGACGCACGCCGCGCTAATCGTTTGATCCACGAAACCAGTCCCTATCTTTTGCAGCATGCCCATAACCCGGTGGATTGGTACCCCTGGGGCGAAGCAGCTTTTCAAAAAGCCGTCAGCGAGAACAAACCGATCCTGCTGAGTATCGGCTACTCTGCCTGTCACTGGTGCCATGTGATGGAGCGCGAGTCGTTCGAGAACGAAAAAATCGCCGTGCTGATGAACGAGCTGTTCGTCAACATCAAGGTCGATCGCGAGGAGCGGCCCGATCTCGATGAAATCTACATGAGCGCGGTGCAGATGCTCACCGGCCGCGGCGGCTGGCCGATGACGATGTTTTTGACGCCGGATCGCAAGCCGTTTTATGGCGGCACTTACTTTCCGCCCGAAGACCGCGGCAGCATGTCGGGATTCCCGCGGGTGCTGATGGGCGTGGCGCAAGCCTATCGCGACAAACCGCAGGACGTCGCCAAGAGCGTCGAGCAGATTCTTGATAATTTACAGCGGATGTCGCAGTCGCCCGGCGGCGACCGACCGTTTTCGCCGGACATTATCTCCGACAGCGTCAGCGCCATCGCCCGCGCCTACGATTCTGAGCACGGCGGCTTGGGCCAAGCGCCGAAATTCCCCAATCCCGGGGCGTACGAGTTGTTTCTGCGTGACTATCATCACACGAAGAATCAGCGTTCGCTCGAGATGGCGACCTACACGCTCACCAAGATGGCCCAGGGCGGCATCTACGACCACCTCGGCGGCGGCTTTCATCGCTATTCGACCGACGCCAAGTGGCTGGTGCCGCATTTCGAAAAAATGCTCTACGACAATGCCCAGCTCGTGCGCTGCTACGCGCAAGCCTATCAAGCGACCAGCGATCCACTGTTCAAGAAAGTCGTCGAAGCAAGCGTCGAATATTTGCTGCGCGAAATGCTCCACAGCGAAGGCGGTTTCTATTCGACCCAGGACGCCGACAGCGAAGGCGTCGAAGGCAAGTTCTTCGTCTGGACACCGGCCGAGGTTAACGCGCTGGTCGGCGAGGACGACGGCGAAGTTTTCAACCGCATGTACGACGTCACCGAAGAAGGTAACTTCGAAGAGCAAAACATTCTGCACCCGATCTTGACCGTCGAGCAGGCGAGCAAATTCTTCCGCAAAAGCCAAAGTGAAATTGACGAGCTGGTGGCGCGTGTAAAGCAAAAGCTTTTCGCTGAGCGCGAAAGGAGAATCAAACCCTTTCGCGACGAAAAAATCATCACGGCCTGGAACGGCTTGATGCTGTCAGGCCTCGCCGAGGCAATCAAAATCGCGCCGAGGCAGGAGTATATCGACGCCGCCAATCGCACCGTCGAGTTCTTTTTCAGCAAACTATTCCGCGACGGATTTCTACTGCACACCTACAAAGACAACCAGGCAAAGCTGCTCGGCTATCTCGACGACTACGCGTTTTTCGCCATGGGTCTAGCCGATCTCTACGAAGCCACACTCGAACGTAATCGACTTGAACGCGCCGTCCAGCTTGCCGACATCATGCTGGACGAGTTCTGGGACGATGCCGACGCGGGATTTTTCTACACCGGTGAATCCCATGAACAATTGATCAGCCGCGCCAAGCCGGTCTTCGATGCCTCGATGCCATCGGGCAATGCCACGGCGACTCATCTATTACTCCGCCTCCATTATCTCACCGGCAACGAGACTTACCTGCAGCGCGCCGAGCAGGTTTTACGCGCGTACTCCGAAGCCATGGAAAGTCAGCCGTTCGGCTTTGCGCACCTACTGTGCGCGCTCGATTTTCATCTGCAGAAGCCGCAGGAGATCGTGATTGTCGGTGCCAATGATGCGGCCGATACGCGCGCCTTGCTCGATGCCGTCCATTGGTTCTATCTGCCCAACAGCACATTGCAGCTCGCCGCACCCGGCGATGCTTTAGAAAAAACCTCGCCATTACTGGCCGGCAAAACCCAGCTCAACGGCAAAGCGACCGCTTATGTCTGCCGGAATTTCACTTGCTCTGCCCCGGTCACGGATGCTGCAGAGCTAAAAAAACTGCTGCTCGGCTAA
- a CDS encoding amidohydrolase, with protein MVVDQRCRVGQSIALAEGGNMAGNDAGFEVIISSDSHVMEPSEIIVERAPNSLKDKVPRFPKLEVGSSFQTHPGGSDPTQRIKEMETDGLSAEVLYPTYLLPQYAMDDAKLQEVTFQAYNDWLIDYCNSSPKRLLGIAAIAVYDIDVAVKELERCAKAGMRGSLIWQAPHPDLPLHSDHYNKFWAASQDLNLPVHLHILTGHGYHKQTVFGNKRTGIEAYRGSVNLKLKEIIDDFFELIFYGVLERYPKLKFVSVENEIGWMPFMMQQWDYYYNRFKKVNPPPFTKNPSEYFNTQIYGTFFRDTVAGHNFQWWGQDNCMWSNDYPHGNSTWPESKKYIDRDLGHLPADIRRKLVYTNVQKLYNIDIPHPVLH; from the coding sequence ATGGTGGTAGACCAGCGTTGTAGAGTTGGTCAAAGCATCGCCTTAGCCGAAGGAGGCAATATGGCAGGAAATGACGCTGGGTTTGAAGTAATTATCTCGTCGGATTCCCATGTGATGGAACCGTCGGAAATCATTGTCGAGCGAGCCCCCAATTCGTTGAAAGACAAAGTGCCGCGTTTTCCCAAATTGGAAGTCGGCAGCAGCTTTCAAACTCATCCAGGCGGCTCGGACCCGACGCAGCGGATCAAAGAGATGGAGACCGACGGCCTTTCCGCTGAAGTGCTCTATCCAACCTATCTTCTGCCGCAGTATGCGATGGACGATGCCAAGCTGCAGGAAGTCACCTTTCAGGCTTACAACGATTGGCTGATCGATTACTGCAACAGCTCCCCGAAGCGGCTGCTCGGCATCGCCGCAATCGCGGTCTATGACATCGACGTAGCGGTGAAGGAATTGGAGCGTTGCGCCAAAGCCGGCATGCGCGGCTCGCTCATCTGGCAGGCACCCCATCCCGACCTGCCGCTCCATTCGGACCACTACAATAAGTTCTGGGCGGCATCGCAGGACTTGAACCTTCCCGTGCATCTGCACATCCTGACCGGCCACGGCTACCACAAGCAGACCGTGTTCGGGAACAAACGGACCGGCATCGAAGCCTATCGCGGCAGCGTCAATTTGAAGCTCAAGGAAATCATTGACGATTTCTTCGAACTGATTTTTTACGGCGTGCTCGAGCGCTATCCCAAACTGAAATTCGTCAGCGTCGAAAACGAAATCGGCTGGATGCCGTTCATGATGCAGCAGTGGGATTATTACTATAACCGCTTCAAAAAAGTGAACCCGCCGCCGTTTACCAAGAATCCCAGCGAATATTTCAACACCCAGATCTACGGGACGTTTTTCCGCGACACCGTGGCCGGTCATAACTTCCAATGGTGGGGTCAGGACAACTGCATGTGGTCCAACGACTATCCGCACGGCAACTCGACCTGGCCGGAGTCGAAGAAATATATCGACCGCGATCTCGGCCATCTGCCGGCGGACATCCGCCGCAAGCTGGTCTATACCAATGTGCAGAAGCTCTATAACATCGATATTCCGCATCCGGTGCTGCATTAG
- a CDS encoding DMT family transporter: MSAEIIAIFSAMGWAGDSIFVRFGLRRSNIFAAMLMSYVVSITCVWSYLIATTSLEFLRSPAMIYYIISGCLQPIFARALFYEGINRIGVARAGPLRGTEPLFGAAAAVMFLGEQPGIVVFFGTILIVASVWLITGKQEGAKKWRLIDASLPILAALISAISQTLRKQALAIIPDPFVAVAIVTTVSLALMIGFVLTTGRSAQLRMDRHSFFFFFCAAVLATLAQIANFVALGQGQMSAIIPLLNTTPLFTVLLSAIFLRNLETVNARIISGAVLMVAGVILITSRGHA, translated from the coding sequence TTGTCTGCCGAGATCATCGCCATATTCTCCGCCATGGGTTGGGCCGGAGACTCGATCTTCGTCCGCTTCGGCCTGCGCCGTTCGAATATCTTCGCCGCGATGTTGATGAGTTACGTGGTTTCGATCACGTGCGTGTGGAGCTATCTGATCGCAACTACGTCGCTGGAATTTTTGCGCTCGCCGGCGATGATCTACTACATCATCAGCGGCTGCTTGCAGCCGATCTTCGCCAGGGCGCTGTTTTACGAAGGCATCAACCGTATCGGGGTTGCCCGCGCCGGCCCGCTGCGGGGAACCGAACCGCTCTTTGGCGCCGCCGCTGCGGTCATGTTCCTCGGCGAACAGCCGGGCATCGTCGTGTTCTTTGGAACTATCTTAATTGTCGCCAGCGTCTGGTTGATCACCGGTAAGCAAGAAGGCGCCAAGAAATGGCGCCTGATCGACGCATCGTTGCCGATTCTCGCAGCATTGATCTCCGCTATTTCTCAGACCCTGCGCAAGCAGGCTTTGGCAATCATTCCCGACCCGTTCGTCGCTGTAGCGATCGTTACCACGGTTTCTCTGGCGCTCATGATTGGTTTCGTTCTGACGACCGGCCGATCGGCGCAACTCCGAATGGATCGGCATAGTTTCTTCTTTTTCTTTTGCGCCGCGGTGCTCGCGACCCTCGCTCAAATCGCCAACTTTGTCGCCTTGGGACAGGGACAGATGTCGGCAATCATCCCACTGCTCAACACAACGCCGCTTTTCACTGTGCTGCTCAGTGCGATTTTTCTGCGCAACCTGGAAACCGTCAACGCGCGCATCATCAGCGGCGCCGTTCTGATGGTCGCCGGCGTGATATTGATCACGAGCCGCGGCCATGCTTGA
- a CDS encoding ABC transporter substrate-binding protein, with the protein MIHAALQLGFSLFWLFFLSLHVQVHAASAPHKAVYTFGGLNERSGILWVARDAGIFQKHGIEPTIVNVRNAQVGISALAGGETHFHVGSATGTSIGAMAGGLDLAYIAGLINKLDGAFIVNPNIKTPADLKGKKLGVQSIGGGVWMFSMLALEHWGLNPERDNIQFRIIGDQSVLAQAITQNTIDGGYLGYSFGAQMERQGYRMLGDLMKMGIPYQGLGMIAKRSLIDRTPEVPERTLRAMVETITYINNPANKAAVVKTLFKELRLTKVEDAQAGYEVMRTLYDKRIYPNVEGLRNVVRLLGRTSEPIRKTKVEEIIDDRLVRKLEKEGLF; encoded by the coding sequence ATGATCCACGCGGCTCTCCAGCTGGGCTTTTCACTGTTTTGGCTGTTCTTTCTGTCTTTGCATGTGCAGGTCCACGCGGCCTCGGCGCCGCATAAAGCCGTCTACACCTTTGGTGGTTTGAATGAGCGCAGCGGCATCCTCTGGGTGGCGCGCGACGCGGGAATCTTTCAAAAACACGGCATCGAACCGACTATTGTTAACGTGCGCAACGCGCAGGTCGGCATTTCGGCGTTGGCCGGCGGCGAGACGCACTTTCATGTTGGCTCGGCGACCGGAACTTCCATCGGCGCCATGGCGGGTGGGCTCGATCTCGCTTACATCGCTGGCTTGATCAACAAGCTCGACGGCGCGTTCATCGTCAATCCGAACATCAAGACGCCAGCCGATCTCAAAGGTAAGAAACTCGGTGTGCAAAGCATCGGCGGCGGCGTCTGGATGTTCTCCATGCTTGCCCTCGAACATTGGGGCTTAAACCCCGAGCGCGACAACATCCAATTCCGCATCATCGGCGACCAATCGGTGCTAGCCCAGGCGATTACCCAGAACACCATCGACGGGGGCTACCTCGGTTACTCCTTCGGCGCGCAGATGGAACGGCAGGGTTACCGCATGCTCGGCGACTTAATGAAAATGGGCATCCCTTACCAGGGCCTCGGCATGATCGCCAAGCGCAGTTTAATCGACCGGACACCGGAAGTCCCCGAGCGCACACTGCGGGCGATGGTGGAAACAATCACCTACATCAACAATCCGGCCAACAAAGCCGCCGTGGTCAAAACACTCTTCAAAGAATTGCGCTTGACCAAAGTGGAAGACGCGCAAGCGGGTTATGAAGTCATGCGCACGCTTTACGACAAAAGAATTTATCCCAACGTCGAGGGGTTGCGTAATGTAGTTCGCCTACTCGGCAGAACCAGCGAACCGATCCGCAAGACCAAAGTCGAAGAAATCATTGACGACCGGTTGGTGCGGAAGTTGGAGAAGGAAGGGCTGTTCTAA
- a CDS encoding ABC transporter substrate-binding protein — protein MMRRKLRVAATLVISILAFAGAALAQSKPVKKIRVGVPSVGMGNIIIFITKEGKLFEKHGLEAEVITVMGSGIGSKALISGNIDIIPIATPTVIAANLAGADMQILAHTMPAVVHALMVRPDIKRPEDLKGKKIGVSSLGSLTDFLVRSIAKKKGLNPERDITLLTTGGSDTERVMALKAGSVEASALSHPGYGLARKMGFHMLWDSAKELDYPWMEITTRRTAIKNDRDLIMRYMRAHLEGIALFKSNREFSIRVIKKMLKTPDDELVNESYDIFSKMFLPTPYPNHPGMKASFEYVAETRPDVWKHKPEEFTDPSFVAELDKSGFIKALYAK, from the coding sequence ATGATGCGTCGTAAGCTCAGGGTTGCTGCTACGTTGGTGATTTCGATTCTCGCGTTTGCCGGAGCGGCTCTCGCACAAAGTAAACCGGTGAAGAAGATTCGTGTCGGCGTGCCCTCCGTCGGCATGGGCAATATCATCATTTTCATCACCAAAGAGGGAAAGTTGTTCGAGAAGCACGGCCTCGAAGCCGAAGTCATTACGGTCATGGGTTCTGGTATCGGCTCCAAAGCGCTGATCAGCGGCAACATCGATATCATTCCGATCGCCACGCCGACTGTTATCGCCGCCAACTTGGCTGGCGCCGACATGCAAATCTTGGCGCACACCATGCCCGCCGTGGTGCACGCGCTCATGGTCCGGCCCGACATCAAACGGCCGGAAGATTTGAAGGGCAAAAAGATCGGCGTTTCGAGTCTGGGGTCGCTAACCGATTTCCTGGTGCGGTCGATCGCCAAAAAGAAAGGACTGAATCCCGAACGCGATATCACGCTGCTGACCACTGGTGGCAGCGATACCGAGCGGGTGATGGCGCTCAAAGCTGGTTCGGTGGAAGCCTCGGCGCTGTCCCATCCCGGTTACGGCCTGGCGCGCAAGATGGGCTTCCATATGCTGTGGGATTCGGCCAAAGAGTTGGACTACCCGTGGATGGAAATCACCACGCGACGCACCGCGATCAAAAACGACCGCGACTTGATCATGCGTTACATGAGGGCGCATCTGGAAGGCATCGCACTGTTCAAATCCAACCGCGAGTTCAGCATTCGAGTGATCAAAAAAATGCTCAAGACGCCCGATGACGAGCTGGTCAATGAATCCTACGATATCTTCTCCAAGATGTTTCTGCCCACGCCCTATCCCAACCATCCCGGCATGAAAGCGAGCTTCGAATACGTCGCCGAGACCCGCCCCGACGTGTGGAAGCACAAGCCGGAGGAGTTCACCGATCCGAGCTTTGTGGCGGAGTTGGACAAGAGCGGGTTTATCAAGGCGCTGTACGCAAAATAA
- a CDS encoding alpha-ketoacid dehydrogenase subunit beta, whose protein sequence is MPELTFLDAIRTGLEEEMRRDSSVYLFGEDVALGGPFGVTKGLAEAFGANRTVNTPISEATVMGIAIGAATAGLRPVVEVMFIDFITLAMDQLINHAAKLHYMSGGQLKIPLTVRVQCGISGAMGAHHSQSLESWLCHVPGLKVVMPSNAADAKGLLKSAIRDDNPVVFIEHRGLYWSKGQVSDSDGIVPIGKAAVLREGEQASIVAIANMVGPALAAAEELNKDGIRVEVIDPRSLSPLDVETIANSVKKTSRLVIAHEAVEQGGIGAEIAARIQQQAFYHLDSPILRVAAPFAPVPAGPTLEEGFLPGKERIVAAVKQSLA, encoded by the coding sequence ATGCCCGAACTTACTTTCCTAGATGCAATCCGCACCGGTCTTGAAGAAGAGATGCGCCGCGATTCCTCGGTTTACCTTTTCGGTGAGGATGTCGCCCTCGGTGGGCCCTTCGGTGTCACCAAAGGTTTGGCCGAAGCATTCGGCGCTAATCGCACCGTCAACACGCCGATCAGCGAAGCGACGGTGATGGGCATCGCCATCGGCGCCGCCACGGCGGGATTGCGGCCGGTGGTGGAAGTCATGTTCATCGACTTCATTACCTTGGCGATGGACCAGCTGATCAATCACGCCGCCAAGCTGCACTATATGTCTGGCGGGCAGTTAAAAATTCCCCTGACTGTGCGTGTGCAGTGCGGCATCAGCGGCGCCATGGGGGCGCATCACTCGCAAAGCTTGGAGTCGTGGTTATGTCACGTGCCTGGGTTGAAAGTCGTCATGCCGTCGAACGCAGCCGATGCGAAAGGTCTTTTGAAATCTGCCATTCGCGACGACAATCCGGTGGTGTTTATCGAGCATCGCGGTTTGTACTGGTCGAAGGGCCAAGTGAGTGACAGTGATGGCATCGTGCCAATTGGCAAAGCCGCGGTTTTGCGCGAGGGTGAACAGGCGTCGATCGTCGCGATCGCCAACATGGTCGGCCCAGCGCTGGCCGCCGCGGAAGAGCTGAACAAAGATGGCATCAGGGTCGAAGTCATCGATCCGCGTAGCCTGTCACCGCTCGATGTGGAAACGATCGCCAACTCTGTAAAAAAAACCAGCCGCTTGGTCATTGCCCACGAAGCGGTGGAGCAGGGCGGTATCGGCGCAGAGATCGCGGCGAGAATTCAGCAACAAGCGTTTTATCACCTCGACAGCCCGATTCTGCGCGTTGCGGCGCCCTTCGCGCCGGTGCCCGCGGGGCCAACTTTAGAGGAGGGCTTTCTGCCCGGGAAAGAACGAATCGTCGCCGCGGTGAAGCAGTCGCTCGCATAA
- a CDS encoding thiamine pyrophosphate-binding protein, whose translation MPPRYGSDLVVELLKLLNIEAVALNPGSSFRGIHDSLVNYESGTKPNPEMILCCHEEIAVAVAHGYFKATGKIMPAIVHNVVGLQHASMAIYNAWCDRTPVMVMGGTGPINSSKRRPWIDWIHTAQVQGNLVRDFVKWDDQPVGVEAIPSSILRGYRLALSDPQGPVYLCFDVSDQEAAIEKEISLPDVSRFRPPAPLQAEAESIKEAARLLANAENPVILADYVGRNNDAVWSLVQLADLLSIPVVDLGARLNFPNTHALNLTGKNADLVANADVILALDLTDLYGAPVKQDAATHAAVPATKPGCKIINVTLNDLATRSWTSDFQELAPVDLPIIANTKVFLPALIEEIQKQGKFSKNAVGDRRKALAAQHDEVHARWENILKRRWDEKPIAPPRLAYEVWQALKNEDWLLVAGAFRGWPSRLWTWDKPGLFLGGYGGGGLGYGPAASVGAALPYRGTNKICVNLQRDGEMLYTSSALWTAANTGVPLLTVMTNDRVYYNDVEHQEKVAIHRGRPVENKLIGMEMAKPAVDFANLARSFSIHGEGPITEPEQIRPAVERAIKVIKEEKRPALVDVYMNMI comes from the coding sequence ATGCCGCCACGCTACGGCTCCGATTTGGTCGTCGAATTGTTGAAGCTCCTGAACATCGAAGCGGTCGCGCTTAATCCCGGCTCGAGCTTTCGCGGCATCCACGATTCTCTGGTCAACTACGAGAGCGGCACCAAGCCCAATCCCGAGATGATTCTCTGCTGCCACGAAGAGATCGCCGTCGCCGTGGCCCATGGCTACTTCAAAGCTACCGGCAAGATCATGCCGGCCATCGTCCACAACGTCGTCGGCCTGCAGCATGCCTCGATGGCGATCTACAACGCCTGGTGCGACCGCACGCCGGTGATGGTCATGGGCGGCACCGGGCCGATAAATTCGAGCAAGCGGCGGCCGTGGATCGACTGGATCCACACGGCGCAGGTGCAGGGCAATCTGGTGCGCGATTTTGTCAAATGGGACGACCAGCCGGTGGGCGTCGAAGCTATCCCGTCGTCGATTCTGCGTGGCTACCGGCTCGCTCTCAGCGACCCGCAGGGGCCGGTCTATCTCTGCTTCGATGTCAGCGACCAGGAGGCGGCCATTGAAAAAGAGATTTCGCTGCCCGATGTCAGCCGCTTCCGCCCACCAGCGCCCCTGCAAGCCGAGGCGGAGTCGATCAAAGAGGCGGCACGGCTGCTTGCAAACGCAGAGAACCCAGTGATTTTGGCCGACTATGTCGGGCGCAACAATGATGCGGTTTGGAGTTTGGTGCAGCTCGCTGATTTGCTGTCGATTCCGGTCGTCGATCTCGGCGCCCGGCTCAATTTTCCCAATACCCATGCGTTAAATCTCACTGGCAAGAACGCCGATCTGGTTGCCAACGCCGATGTGATTCTCGCTCTCGATCTGACCGACCTCTACGGCGCGCCGGTCAAACAAGATGCGGCCACTCATGCCGCCGTGCCAGCAACCAAGCCAGGCTGCAAGATTATCAATGTTACGCTCAACGATCTCGCTACCCGCAGTTGGACCAGCGACTTTCAAGAGCTTGCGCCGGTCGACCTGCCGATCATCGCCAACACCAAAGTGTTTTTACCGGCCCTGATCGAAGAGATTCAAAAGCAAGGCAAATTTTCCAAGAACGCGGTCGGAGACCGGCGCAAGGCGCTGGCCGCGCAGCACGACGAAGTGCACGCGCGCTGGGAAAATATCCTCAAGCGGCGCTGGGACGAAAAGCCGATTGCGCCGCCGCGCTTGGCCTATGAAGTTTGGCAAGCGTTAAAGAATGAAGATTGGCTCTTGGTCGCCGGCGCGTTCCGCGGTTGGCCGAGCCGCTTGTGGACTTGGGACAAACCAGGATTGTTCTTGGGCGGCTACGGTGGCGGTGGCTTGGGCTATGGGCCGGCAGCGTCGGTCGGCGCGGCGCTGCCCTACCGTGGAACTAACAAGATTTGCGTCAACCTGCAGCGCGACGGCGAAATGCTCTATACCTCGAGCGCGTTGTGGACCGCGGCAAATACCGGCGTGCCGTTGCTGACGGTAATGACCAACGATCGCGTCTATTACAATGATGTCGAGCACCAGGAAAAAGTCGCGATCCACCGCGGCCGGCCCGTTGAAAACAAACTGATCGGCATGGAAATGGCCAAGCCTGCCGTCGATTTCGCGAACTTGGCGCGCTCGTTTAGCATCCATGGGGAAGGACCCATCACCGAGCCGGAGCAAATCCGCCCGGCGGTGGAGCGGGCGATCAAAGTGATCAAAGAAGAAAAGCGGCCGGCGTTAGTCGATGTTTACATGAATATGATCTAG